tctcctgcttaatttcttgtgtttttccatttcagatttgCAACAGTAGTCTTAGGGCTCGTCAGCCTGAAAAATGTGGCAGTTTCATTTGCAGAAACAGTTAAAAGCTCTGCACCTATTTTTACGGTTATCATGTCTCGGATGATATTAGGGGAATACACTGGTGAGTGCTTCAAtgtttagatttcatttttttaaatattaattttgtgtAATACCGTCACTTATTTGGCCATGGACAGGGAGATGTCACTGAAGCATGGTAGGCAGCTTCAAGCAGCTGGAAGACTCATTCTGGTAGAACACAGTAAATCTAAtcaaataagttattttttctttgaaataaagaagTTGCAGAGAAACTAAAAACTGTATTATCTCATATATGGCATTAAGAGTATGGTCATTGAACTcaggttattattttttctttccatttgcagGATTGCTGGTTAATCTCTCTCTCATTCCTGTTATGGGTGGGCTAGCTCTGTGTACAGCTACTGAACTCAGTTTCAACATTCTAGGTTTCTCAGCAGCTTTATCTACTAACATCATGGACTGGTAAGTCATAGCAGCTGTTGTGTGTGTGGAATAAAGGAATTATGTTACTTGATagattaaataaaatcattgtctgtaattatttctgcatttggaactaggaaaaaaaaagctttttattttgctatttccATACACAATAAAATAGGCCTAGTGCTCGTGGATTTGTGTTCCTTCTTGCTGTGAATTTCCTTAAacattgtgtttttgtttctttaccaGTTTGCAGAATGTCTTTTCCAAAAAATTACTCAGTGGagataaatacagattttcgtaagtattcaaaatatttcaggttggattttgGATTGACCTTAGGCTGCATGAGGAAACCATGTATTTGTAATTAGAGTGGACTAAGCTGCTCTGAACTTCATGAACTCAGTAAACGTGAATTTTACCACAGGATTTTACAGCTGGTTTTGGTCTTGAAAACACTGGCCTTTTATCTTGAGTCCATCTTGGCCAACACAGAACGCAGAATGCTTTGCAAAAGGCTGCTGAATTTGTTGTCTGCAGAGCTTGGTAGCTGGCTTTTTGTTATTACTTCTTGATGTCTGTCAATACCATAAtgaggtttttatttaaatctgatGCAGCTTTCTTCAGCTTTATGAAATAAGGAacttttaatcatttttgtttgtctttttgtaGGGCCCCAGAGCTTCAGTTCTATACAAGCGCTGCTGCAGTGGTTATGCTTATTCCAGCTTGGATATTTTTCATGGTAATTTGAATTTGCTAATGcaaatttatgttttattttttacttgcGAGCAGATTTAACCttaactttgcttttaattcttcCCAATTGACTGGAATCActgtgaaatacattttgtcttttgtttgcAAGAGCTAGAGAAACTCAGAAGGAGATAGTTTAGCAGAGACATGAGGTGACAGGTGACCCAGAAAGTCTGAATTTATTTCAGGGTTTTAGAGAGAAAGTAATTATCGTCTGTCTATgtgaatgaatttaaaattttaattaaagactTAAACTACAAATCTTAACCATTTGCTTTTTGCCAATATTCATGTGGTATGCAGGAGTACCAACTCTCAGAGCAGAATTGAGCTGAAGTCAGTATAACGTGTCATCAGAAATTTGTGTCCTTTGTGTTCTGACATTTCATTACCATGCATCAGCATTCAAAAAGGAATCACTGGCAATCTGAACACAGTCAGATAAAAGAGGGTTTCTTCATcttttgggggggggaaattTGGAGGACATGAATGTCCTTTATGTTTCAGATCTTGTTTGGTCGATATGTAAATGTAAAACTAATATCTGgttataataataatgaatagGTTAGATATTAATCTTTAGACTTGGTTATAAGCTAAACTCTTAAGAGCCTCTTTTTTGCCTTTAGGATGTGCCGGTGATTGGGAAAAGTGGAAGGAGTTTTAGTTACAACCAAGATGTTGTTGTACTTCTCTTAATAGACGGAGTCTTGTTCCACCTGCAAAGTGTTACAGCCTATGCCCTGatgggaaaaatttctcctgTGACTTTCAGGTAAAGCTTTATTTCCGTGCCAGGAACgcttatgtttttttcttactcgGTCTTTCTGCACAGAAACTAAGTAATGAGAGTATttggcaaagaaagaaagtgcACAAATGTACCGAATGTGAGAACAAATCTTTTCACATCCACATCACGAAAAGCTTTTGGACTGCTCGCTCATTGTGTGAGAAGAGCAGCACTGGACGCGTGCTGGTGAAGTTGTGGAACAGGTGCTGACATTTGCTTTAGTGATAACAAGGCAATACCTATATATTGCTAACTGCAGTACAGAAAATGATCAATCAGCTCTGTACAACTGTTCCTGAGGTGTGACACCAGCACGACAAGCTCCATTTTTTGAAATACTTGTGTCTTTTGAAGACGGTTCCACTTTGTTGTCAGCTCTGTTAGGCTCCTGCACAGTTCTGATGTGATGGGTTATTTGTATGGATAGCCCTGAGGCCTGTGGGCTGTAATGGGctgtaaaaacatttatttatgtagCCCACAATTCTTGGTCTAATAGTATTGGTTGGGCTTAGAtattagttctttttttttgctcataaTACTATATTACCTGAAGAGTAACAGCACACTCAGAAATGATAGTGATGTTGCTGGTGTTCTATTGATACTGTCTGGGTGTCTGTTTCAGATAAAAATGGATTGTTAATGCTGTTCTGcatgcttaaaaataacaaagaaacaaagctctACTAACTCcaaattaaaatgtctttaaagaTATCAGTACCAATATATAAGCAGTGTGGCTACAGGATTGGCTGAAGTAGGAAATGTGGAATCTGATtggtatttaaaaagaaagtgaaagagatCCCACTACAGGAAGGCATGATTGTGTGTAGGACACGGGAGAGCTTTCTTTGGCCTTAACTTCTGTAATTCCTTTCCAGTGTTGCTAGTACTGTGAAGCATGCACTGTCAATCTGGCTCAGTATTATTGTGTTTGGTAACAAAATCACAAGCCTCTCAGCCATTGGGACTGTTCTAGTGACGGTGGGAGTTCTGCTTTATAACAAGGCAAAGCAGCATCAGCAGGAAACTATACAcagcctggcagctgcagccccacagcccgcACCAAGTACAACTGAAGATACTGAGCCACTGATTGCCAAGGATTTGAAACCATATGACTGATACGGTCGCTGATTCTCACGACCCAGTGCAGCTCAAAGGGGCTCTCCCCAGAAGTGAttgtttctgcagctcttgACGCTGACGTGGTTCCTTGGAGGTGCACAGCAAGTCAGGCCTGGGACTTGAAGCAGAGAGAGAACGACGAGGAGAACCCAGGAAGCCTTGATgtgctgagaaactgaaatagcAAAAGGCTTGGTGTCATTTAATGTGGTGAACGTGGGCTTTTTGATCTCTCGACtgcaaaaaaaccacacaagcCTCTATTAGAGACAGAACTTTGGCGTCTTGTGGGAAAATCATTACTTCCTCCTTGCCCAGGAAAACAATGTGAAAACTTTGACCCGTCTCTGTATTCGGCTTTCTTGCAGTGGGATGAAATTTCAAAGTGTTAGTTACTGTCTGCCGCATCCTCCGTCACCTGTTTGTGTTGCAGAGCTGGAAGAAGGAacctgccccttccccagctctCGTCTCAGCAAGTGGTTTATTTTGGTAACGCCCTTGTTGAAGTAAACTACAGACACGAGTCCCTGCCTCAGAGCACCGTGAGCCGCTGTCTCCAGCTACAAAGCTAGCAGTGGGAAGTCATTTTTTGGCTGAAACtcaaaagggaaatatttcatCCTGGTTTTGTATTTACAGTATTGAAATGCGAATACACAGACATACTTGCACTGTGTAACCGGTGCTGAAGTACGGATTTGCAGTTGCTTGCAGATTATCACCAGAATCTGTGATTTTGGTGATGATAAGCCAGGATACCTGTATTTCTATCAGAAACCATTTTAATGTCTGAATTTCCTGCCTTTTGTTATgtgttttttaatgaggaaGTGAGCTGTTACTTTGTAGCATTATTTCCAGGACTGCAACAAGAATGCTGCCTTTCAGAAACTCAGGGTTATGACCCTACGTGCAAAGTATTCCTGACATTTCCAGTTATGTGAAGAATCTCGGGGGTATCTGACAGAGCTGGAAGGGGACCATGAACTGAGGCTGATCTGagagttcttccttttttggaGAAGTTACATTTCGTGGCTGATCAGAGGTTAAAAGCCAACTTTTTGCCTTCCCTTTAAGGAAACCTTACATTTTATTCgtttgtttttgcaaaaaaaaggGCACGTGTACCCACAGAAACCATCACATGGGCTTTTTTTGGTAACACAATGAACAAAATAAGCTGACTTTTAATAATTGCCTCCCTCTTGAAGGAGTGTAGCTTGGCGTCAGAAGCCCGGATAAAGTGTTCCTTAGGGTAAAATACAATTCCTAAAAGGAAGTTGCAGGGGGAGTTCTCAGGACACCTCAGCTCCTGCTCACGTTTCCCACGTGAGATATTCCATGAGCCTGAGtcagctgctcctggggaggGCAAAAATGTGTCCCTGGGGAAGCCTGGCCTCAGGCTCTGTTCCAATAGCAGCAGGTGCTTGGTGTCCTGATGGCTCCCAGGGTTGCATTCCTGTAGGTGGCTGGTTGCttggagcaggagggaaatgcCAGTTTGTCACCGTTGTGCGATGTCTGTTCCGTTGTGTTCTTTTGGTGCGTTGTCATTGCTCGTACTGCTTGCAAAGAGCTGTGGTCTGTGAAATGGAGATCCGTTTGTCGGGTTTGTTCTTTATGCTTTTCAAGAATCTGTGTATttggcagaaaacaaagcccGTCGTGCAGCATGTGTTGACTCTTGTGGGAGGGCAAAGATGTACGTGGCTTCCCGGCTGTCTAACTCAGCTTTCGTGCAGCGCCCTTCATCACCAGAGCTTCATCTTGGAAGCTGGCAGGCTTCTGCACTTCTGATTAATGGCAAACATCTGTGACACCACGCAGCTGAGGGCTGcggagctgcagctcctgccgGGTGCTGGgttctgagcagcagctgcagccccgcCTGTTGTGGCAGCGTGACAATGCTGGTACTGGGGGGTTGTTTGCACTCTGCTTTCCTTGTGTATTTTCTGTGCAGACTTGCTGGCCCATTTTTCCTGGACTGGGCCATCCCGGCCTTTCCTACAGCTGGCTTCCAGCCTTTTCTGCCAGCCGTTCTTCTCAGCACTTCTTCCTATTGAGCGACCAAGCAGCGCTTTGCTCCTCGCTGAGCGTTCACTGCAGCGTTACGCTTGAGCTGTTTGCCCTGGGCATGCTTTTTACACTGGTGGTCTGGGAAAATTCCAGAAGCACCCGAGGATCCCAGTGCCGTTTCTCACGGCCGCGTTACCAACACGCATGCGGGAATTGAGATGTTACCTGGACTACTGGCTTTCTATTTGCCAAGTGTGTTCATAGAGAAGCAGCGCGCCTTCCTTAACGGGATGCTCTCAACTGCTGTGCAAGCGGCAGCGTTTCATTTGTTGGCTTCCTTGCTGTATCGGAGCCTTTTGTTGCCCAGCCATCACCCAGGGGGAGCAGGGCGCTCTGCACAGCGCTGCGGGGCTGCCTGGCTCCAGGCA
The sequence above is a segment of the Numida meleagris isolate 19003 breed g44 Domestic line chromosome 20, NumMel1.0, whole genome shotgun sequence genome. Coding sequences within it:
- the SLC35E2B gene encoding solute carrier family 35 member E2B; this encodes MSTVTSAETPEEPNAPLLEEKPKGKSLFNLGSLFANRSEKFVIARSDSVPEENVLKITITETTVIESDLGIWNSHALIYLTLWFFFSFCTLFLNKYILSLLEGEPSMLGAVQMLSTTFIGCIKMFVPCCLYQHKTRISYPPNFIMIMLFVGLMRFATVVLGLVSLKNVAVSFAETVKSSAPIFTVIMSRMILGEYTGLLVNLSLIPVMGGLALCTATELSFNILGFSAALSTNIMDCLQNVFSKKLLSGDKYRFSAPELQFYTSAAAVVMLIPAWIFFMDVPVIGKSGRSFSYNQDVVVLLLIDGVLFHLQSVTAYALMGKISPVTFSVASTVKHALSIWLSIIVFGNKITSLSAIGTVLVTVGVLLYNKAKQHQQETIHSLAAAAPQPAPSTTEDTEPLIAKDLKPYD